A single region of the Cyanobacteria bacterium FACHB-DQ100 genome encodes:
- a CDS encoding class I SAM-dependent methyltransferase has protein sequence MKDDLLRREQAFHDQWASTIDVGGIRVSDYFEACTAPENRFILRQLGDVRGKLLLDLGCGAGENSAYFARLGAQCIAADYSPGMVDVALQLAARNGVQVEGRVVNAMAIDLPDNTFDIVYASNLLHHIPDPKITLREMHRILKPGGKACFWDPLRHNPVINVYRRMATEVRTEDETPLDIEIVDFIRSLYSQTNYDTFWIATLWIFLQFYLIERVNPNKERYWKKIILEQARLEKTYLRLEKLDRVLKKLPLMKRMAWNLAVVATK, from the coding sequence ATGAAAGATGATTTACTGCGCCGAGAGCAGGCATTCCATGATCAGTGGGCAAGCACGATCGATGTCGGTGGCATTCGGGTATCCGATTATTTTGAAGCCTGCACTGCTCCGGAGAATCGATTTATTTTGAGACAGCTTGGAGATGTCCGAGGAAAATTGCTGCTCGATCTCGGTTGTGGCGCAGGTGAGAATAGCGCCTATTTTGCTCGACTGGGAGCACAGTGTATTGCGGCAGATTATTCGCCTGGCATGGTGGATGTGGCGCTGCAACTGGCAGCCCGAAATGGAGTTCAGGTCGAAGGTCGGGTGGTGAATGCGATGGCGATCGACCTTCCCGATAATACGTTCGATATTGTTTACGCCTCGAATTTACTGCATCACATTCCTGATCCGAAAATTACGCTGCGAGAGATGCACCGCATTCTTAAACCCGGTGGAAAGGCTTGTTTTTGGGATCCGTTGCGGCATAATCCGGTGATTAATGTCTATCGACGCATGGCAACAGAAGTGCGAACCGAAGACGAAACGCCTTTAGATATTGAAATTGTGGATTTTATTCGATCGCTGTATTCCCAAACAAATTACGATACCTTTTGGATTGCAACGCTGTGGATTTTCTTGCAGTTTTATCTAATCGAGCGAGTTAATCCAAACAAAGAGCGCTACTGGAAAAAAATCATTCTGGAGCAAGCGCGATTAGAAAAAACCTATTTGCGGCTTGAGAAGCTCGATCGTGTGTTAAAAAAACTTCCACTCATGAAGCGAATGGCGTGGAATTTGGCAGTGGTCGCAACGAAGTAA
- a CDS encoding carbohydrate ABC transporter permease: MSAHMRRSILTYSLLSAIAVLMLIPLVWLVSTSFKSPTEDLFQFPPQFIPQQPTLENFVTVWQSNPFGRYLFNSTLVSALTVVLNLIFCSLAAYPLARLSFAGREIIFSAIVSTILIPFQIVMIPLYVLAVQLGLRNSYIGIIFPAIASAFGIFLLRQAFQGVPKELEEAARMDGCSELGIWWYVMLPSIRPALVTLAIFVFIGSWSDFLWPLLVLDRPELFTLPLGVANLAGTFTLDWRLIAAGSVISIVPILLFFLVMQRYIVPTEAGSGVKG; the protein is encoded by the coding sequence ATGAGCGCTCACATGCGTCGATCAATTCTGACTTACAGTTTGCTGAGCGCGATCGCGGTTTTGATGCTGATTCCGCTCGTCTGGTTGGTTAGCACGTCATTCAAGTCGCCGACTGAAGACCTATTTCAATTTCCACCGCAATTTATTCCACAGCAACCGACTCTGGAGAATTTTGTCACCGTTTGGCAGAGCAATCCGTTTGGGCGATATCTGTTTAACAGTACGTTGGTGTCAGCGTTAACGGTTGTATTGAATCTAATATTCTGCTCACTTGCGGCTTATCCATTAGCACGATTAAGTTTTGCAGGTCGAGAAATCATTTTTAGCGCCATCGTCTCGACTATCTTGATTCCATTCCAGATCGTGATGATTCCACTATATGTATTAGCGGTACAGTTAGGATTGCGAAATAGCTATATTGGAATTATCTTTCCGGCGATCGCGTCTGCATTTGGAATCTTCTTGCTGAGACAAGCCTTTCAAGGAGTCCCGAAAGAACTCGAAGAAGCAGCGCGGATGGATGGCTGCTCAGAGCTTGGAATCTGGTGGTATGTGATGCTTCCGTCGATTCGTCCTGCACTGGTAACGCTAGCAATTTTCGTGTTTATCGGGTCATGGAGCGATTTCCTTTGGCCTCTTTTAGTGCTCGATCGACCTGAATTATTCACCTTACCGCTCGGTGTCGCCAATTTAGCGGGAACCTTTACGCTCGATTGGCGCTTGATTGCGGCGGGATCAGTGATCTCGATCGTGCCAATTTTGCTGTTTTTCCTCGTAATGCAGCGCTACATCGTCCCGACCGAAGCCGGAAGCGGTGTAAAAGGATGA
- a CDS encoding MarR family transcriptional regulator — MRELATTYQAFCAYDEAHIRETGLTSPQFDVICTLGNTSGMFMNQLAEKTLVTKGTLTGIIDRLEQKNLVRREVPPENRRCFLIVLTPEGEALFEKIFPVHIAHLKERFDRLTPDELNAIKTALQRLKSVFAD, encoded by the coding sequence ATGCGTGAACTTGCCACGACCTATCAAGCTTTTTGCGCCTACGACGAAGCCCACATCCGCGAAACTGGCTTAACATCGCCGCAATTCGATGTGATTTGCACGCTCGGTAATACCTCTGGCATGTTCATGAATCAGCTTGCAGAGAAAACGCTGGTCACGAAAGGAACACTAACGGGAATCATCGATCGCCTAGAGCAGAAAAACTTAGTCCGTCGAGAAGTTCCCCCAGAAAATCGTCGCTGTTTTCTCATCGTTCTGACACCCGAAGGGGAAGCGCTATTTGAGAAAATCTTTCCGGTTCATATCGCCCATCTCAAAGAGCGGTTCGATCGCCTCACTCCCGACGAATTAAACGCAATCAAAACCGCATTACAGCGCTTGAAATCGGTTTTTGCCGATTAA
- a CDS encoding chromophore lyase CpcT/CpeT: MERDRVIKVLQTLAAYLAGEFDNQDQARESPAWFVHLRLWQRPVHLFEDSLAIFAEQSNVLKLDQPYRQRLLRLQEDDRGLKVQYYQFKDPSSVRGAGQQPELLDRLTEDAIELLPSCTLQVAVNSTDQGLHFIASPPPDTQCVFSLGGNTIQVALGFEAMRDRFLSYDKGIDPETQRPIWGALLGAYEFQKVRSY, encoded by the coding sequence ATAGAGCGCGATCGAGTCATCAAAGTGCTTCAAACTCTGGCGGCATACCTAGCAGGAGAATTTGATAACCAAGATCAGGCAAGAGAAAGTCCGGCTTGGTTTGTACATCTGCGCCTGTGGCAGCGTCCCGTTCACTTGTTTGAAGATAGCTTGGCGATTTTTGCTGAGCAATCGAATGTGTTGAAATTAGACCAGCCTTATCGACAACGATTATTGCGATTGCAAGAGGACGATCGAGGGCTGAAGGTGCAGTATTACCAGTTCAAAGATCCGAGTTCTGTCCGGGGAGCCGGACAACAACCGGAATTGCTCGATCGTTTGACCGAGGATGCGATCGAACTACTTCCGAGCTGTACGCTACAGGTTGCCGTCAATTCGACCGATCAAGGACTTCACTTCATCGCTTCACCGCCGCCCGATACGCAATGTGTGTTCTCGCTTGGGGGCAATACGATTCAAGTTGCGCTGGGATTTGAGGCAATGCGCGATCGCTTCTTGAGCTACGACAAGGGGATTGATCCAGAAACTCAACGACCGATTTGGGGCGCGTTGCTGGGGGCATATGAATTTCAGAAAGTGCGATCGTATTAA
- the tsaD gene encoding tRNA (adenosine(37)-N6)-threonylcarbamoyltransferase complex transferase subunit TsaD: MATVLAIETSCDETAVAIVKNRHILSSVVSSQIAIHQQYGGVVPEVASRQHVEIVNQAIDQCLTESGLDWSEIDGIAGTCTPGLVGALLVGLTAAKTLSIVHDKPFIGVHHLEGHIYASYLSDPDLEPPFLCLLVSGGHTSLIYVKDCGRYEVLGQTRDDAAGEAFDKVARLLKLEYPGGPIIDRLAAEGDPKAFALPEGQISRPEGGFHPYDSSFSGLKTAVLRLTQRLEATGEPLPIADLAASFQATVVRALTKRAIACARDYGLNTIAVGGGVAANRGLREQLQAAAAPYNIKVMFPPMKFCTDNAAMIGCAASEHLDRGHISDLAIAAQSRLPLSEVMSLYRV, encoded by the coding sequence ATGGCAACGGTCTTAGCAATTGAAACAAGTTGTGACGAAACTGCGGTGGCGATCGTAAAAAATCGTCACATTTTGAGTAGCGTTGTTTCGTCACAGATCGCAATTCATCAGCAATACGGCGGCGTTGTGCCCGAAGTCGCCTCGCGCCAGCACGTCGAAATCGTGAATCAAGCGATCGACCAGTGCTTGACAGAATCGGGTCTTGATTGGTCGGAAATTGACGGAATTGCGGGGACTTGCACCCCTGGATTAGTCGGGGCGCTTTTGGTCGGATTGACGGCGGCGAAAACTTTGTCGATCGTGCATGACAAGCCGTTTATCGGGGTGCATCACTTGGAGGGACATATTTACGCCTCGTATTTGAGCGATCCCGACTTGGAGCCGCCGTTTCTTTGCTTGCTAGTATCTGGGGGGCATACCAGCTTAATTTACGTCAAAGATTGCGGCCGGTATGAGGTGCTAGGTCAAACCCGTGATGATGCGGCTGGAGAAGCCTTTGATAAAGTAGCTCGATTATTAAAGCTAGAGTATCCGGGAGGCCCGATCATTGATCGTCTAGCCGCTGAGGGTGATCCAAAAGCATTCGCGCTTCCTGAAGGCCAGATTTCGCGACCGGAAGGAGGATTTCATCCCTATGATTCGAGTTTTAGCGGGTTGAAAACGGCAGTGTTGCGGTTAACTCAGCGGCTTGAAGCAACTGGGGAACCCTTGCCGATCGCAGATCTCGCCGCAAGTTTTCAAGCCACAGTCGTTCGTGCGTTAACGAAACGGGCGATCGCTTGTGCACGAGATTATGGACTAAATACGATCGCGGTTGGGGGCGGTGTGGCGGCAAATCGCGGGTTACGAGAGCAACTTCAAGCCGCAGCAGCGCCGTACAACATCAAAGTGATGTTTCCACCGATGAAATTTTGTACGGATAATGCCGCAATGATCGGCTGTGCAGCATCGGAGCATTTAGATCGGGGTCATATTTCAGACTTAGCGATCGCGGCTCAGTCCCGGTTGCCCTTGTCGGAAGTGATGAGCCTGTACCGCGTCTAA
- a CDS encoding Photosystem I reaction center subunit III, which yields MQRLFALVLAIFLGFGFVNVQPAHAYNLTPCSENEVFAQRIQDSQNATARRRLELYAEHGLLCGKDDGLPHLITDGNLKHVGEFTLPGLLFLYIAGWIGYSGRSYLNAAKKAGNPEEKEIIIDVPLAISCVLPALLWPLLSIQELLAGTLIERDDRIPVGADSLLLNRTDKRKMPSQAR from the coding sequence ATGCAACGATTGTTTGCTCTAGTGCTTGCCATTTTCCTTGGGTTTGGCTTTGTCAACGTCCAGCCCGCCCACGCTTATAATCTGACTCCTTGCAGCGAAAACGAAGTGTTTGCCCAACGAATCCAAGATTCGCAAAACGCAACCGCTCGTCGTCGCCTAGAGCTTTACGCAGAACATGGCTTGCTCTGCGGTAAAGACGATGGACTGCCCCACTTGATCACCGATGGCAACCTCAAGCACGTCGGAGAATTCACGCTTCCGGGTCTGCTCTTTCTGTACATCGCAGGCTGGATCGGCTACTCTGGTCGGTCTTACCTGAATGCCGCAAAGAAAGCAGGCAATCCTGAAGAAAAAGAAATCATCATCGATGTGCCTTTGGCAATTAGCTGCGTTTTGCCTGCATTGCTGTGGCCGCTTCTCTCGATCCAGGAACTCCTTGCGGGTACCCTGATCGAGCGTGACGATCGCATTCCTGTAGGTGCTGACTCGCTGCTGCTGAATCGGACTGACAAGCGGAAAATGCCCTCACAGGCACGCTAA
- a CDS encoding DUF3318 domain-containing protein yields the protein MNPEAEIRRLLDVMPASGRMFAKIMSKPDQRVVIDAPAPLPWTSDRPIYINFDLWSRLARSQRDLLILRTVNWSLGIRWFQPSPMLGLTVLGAIGLGIELAQQDFVGVAAASGLSAIALFQIWRDSKSSRVELDADEKAIKIAQRRGYTETEAAQALCSAIESVAQNEGRMLNFVELLRCQALRAIGGLSPVGIPDELRRE from the coding sequence ATGAATCCTGAAGCCGAAATCCGGCGACTGCTCGACGTGATGCCTGCATCCGGTCGGATGTTCGCCAAAATTATGAGTAAACCCGACCAGAGAGTTGTGATCGACGCTCCCGCACCGCTTCCGTGGACGAGCGATCGACCGATCTACATTAATTTCGATCTCTGGAGTCGACTGGCGCGATCGCAGCGAGATTTGTTAATTCTACGAACCGTGAATTGGAGCCTTGGGATTCGATGGTTCCAACCTTCCCCGATGTTAGGCTTAACTGTATTAGGCGCGATCGGGCTGGGAATCGAATTGGCTCAGCAGGATTTTGTCGGAGTTGCCGCTGCCAGTGGACTAAGTGCGATCGCTCTATTTCAAATCTGGCGCGACAGTAAAAGCTCTCGCGTTGAGCTTGATGCAGATGAGAAAGCAATCAAAATTGCTCAGCGACGCGGATATACAGAAACAGAGGCAGCACAAGCGTTATGTAGCGCGATCGAGTCGGTGGCGCAAAATGAAGGGCGGATGCTGAACTTTGTGGAATTACTTCGATGTCAAGCCTTGAGAGCGATCGGTGGACTCTCTCCGGTTGGCATTCCAGATGAACTGCGGCGCGAGTAG